From the genome of Etheostoma spectabile isolate EspeVRDwgs_2016 unplaced genomic scaffold, UIUC_Espe_1.0 scaffold00001427, whole genome shotgun sequence:
gtggaggagagtcatGCTTTCAGAGACGCTGTAGAAGGACAGAATACCTGCACTGTGATCCAGGTACACTCCTACTCTGGAGGACACAGGACCTGAGACGCGAGTTTGGACTTTGTTGTAACAAAATGTAGAACCgttgtttttacaatataacACCCAAGATTTGTCATTTCGTCCAAATCTACATTTACCCGACCCCCCCGCTCTCCTGATATTTTTGTATGCGACTGCTACATAaactcctcctctcctctccacctcccagtaacaaCGTCCAGTCAGACTCTCTCTACTCAGGACCTGCCACCAGTCAGTGAATCTGTCTGGGTGACTAGAATAAGACTGTTTTTGACTCATGAATGTTGCTTTCCTGTTCCCCTTAGATAATAACAGCCATGTGTAAGCTGTGTTTGGATCCAGTGTGATTTCATGCGAATATTTTAGGAAGTCAGCTCTGGTCTTGGGCTCTGGTTGTGGCAGGAAAACGTCCACTTCAGTCCCTGTCAGTGAGACGGTTGAACTCTTCTCTTTTAGGACGTCCTGTAGTttatctctgagctctgacacGGCCGCTGTCACGTCCTCAAAGCCGCTCAGAGGACGGATCTGGATGCtggatgctgattggctgagtgGTGCCAGTGAGGGGTAGTTGTGTAGAAACTGGTTGTAATcgtctgtgtgtgagagcttcTTCAGCTCAGCGTCTTTCCTCTTCAGCTCAGTGAtctcctgctccagcttctcctgAAGCTCTCGGACTCGACTCACTTCCCTTTCCTGCTGGGATCTGACCTGCTGCTTCACATCAGAGCTTCTTTTCTCCAGGAGACGGATCAGCTCAGTGAAGATCTTCTGGCTGTCCTCCACTGCTTCATCAGCAGAGAGATTGATGGCCTCCGCCTGCTGTTGAAGCAGcttcacatctttctctctgtcctggatTCTCTGCTGGATGTTGAGTCGACTCCCCTCgagctctctctgcctctcagctctctctgctgcagctgagaCTGTGTCGTGGCCTTTATGTTCctccacagagcagagataacagATAAGCTGATGATCAGTACGGCAGAATATCTTCATCACCTCATCATGACGAGAGCAGACGTTCTCCTGGAGCTTCTTGGACGGCTCCACCAGCTTGTGTTTCACAAAAGCAGGGGATTCAAAATGAAGCTGAAGATGTTTCTCACAGTAAGAAGCCAAACATTGCAGACAGGACTTGATGGCTTTGAGTTTCCTCCCGGTGCAGACATCACAGGCCACATCTTCAGCTCCAGCATAGCAGTGATCAGCAGGAGCAGCTTGGAGTCCAGtcttcttcagctcctccactAAATCTGCTAACATGGTGTTTTTCAGCAGGACAGGCCTCGGTGTGAACGTCTTCCTGCACTGAGGACAGCTGTACCTGTACTCACCATCCTCTCCATCCCAGtggcttttaatacagttcATGCAGTAGCTGTGTCCACAGGGAGTGGTCACCGGATCCTTCAGTAGATCCAGACAGATGGAACAAGAGAAGGTTTCCCGGTCCAGCTGAACCCCTCTCTGCGCCATCTCACCTCTCAGTGATGACTGACTCTGACTGTGACGTACAGTATCCGTGACTGTGTTATCAAGGGATCCAGGTCCAAGGTTCAGCTTTTCTGTCATTAAACAATACAGGGAGGGGTTTTCAAACATTGACTCATGGCAGGATGAGTACTGGCACCTTGACGTTGgactttctttcttcattttaaatgacaCTTCAGTTAAAACGTCCTCTACATCAGAAAACACGACATTTCTAGTTGTAAAatccttctcttctcctcagGTTTTGTTGATGTCTCCGTACGTCTCTGACTCAATCTTAAATGTTCCTTTTACTGGTTTAAAATCAACTGAAAGTTATCAAACTAAAATGTCATAAACCCTTAAATTGCTGTATAATAATCTCACAATCCTAGAATGTGTGTACAAGGTGTCAGAGATAAGTTCTCTGAACACAGGTGCATAACAAGATACCATTTTATGCCCTttgttatttccttttaaaaccCAACACTAACACTTCACCTTTCTACAACACATTATCTTATCCAGCAACGCACAAGATAAAGTGGAACCTTTGACCATCACCCTGTAGAAACTCTCAGGATTTTCAAATATGTCTTTACACAAAGAATCAGGTAAACATCAATAGCACAAAAACCTTAAGTGTAATTctcacaaaaatataaataaaaaacacaggagacaatacaaacaataaaacaacagattCAAGAACAAATTACCACTGCATTCAACACAAATTACAAGTgagaccatttaaaaaaaggaagttaaATCCTCACGGCTAATTCATGCCATTAGAGCTTACTCAGGCGCGATCCACACCAATCCTGCCTTCATTAATGGAATATTTACCGAATTATTAGCTGAATTGTATACCTCTGACTGCCCTTCCATTGCAGACGGCCCGATTAAAGATATTAGTTTCCACCAAATAGACTTTGAAACCGTGAACGACTTGGGTGGCCTTATGACCACTGCTGATGTTCAAGGAGCCATTAACTCATTACAGAGCAGTAAATCCCCGGGGGAGGATGTAGagtaatataaaacaatatcCGCTCTCCTCCCTCCAGTTCTAAGAGATGTGTACAACAAGGCTTTTTGTCAGCGTCGCCTTCCAGACACCCTATCCAAGGCCACAATGTCCCTAATTCTGAAAGATCTCCCGCTTTGTGGCAGCATTAGACCAGTCCCACTCCTCAATGGTGACATTAAAATTCTCTCAAAGGTTGTTGCAATGGGGGAGGAAGATTATCTCGTTAGATCAGACAGGGTTCATGGCTGACCGACAGTCTTCACATACAACTAGATGCCTACTTAACATCATCCATTCGTTAAGTAATGATACACCAGAAATCGTGGTATCCCTTAAAGCCAAAAAGGCCTTTGACAGGGTCGAGTGGGGATACCTATGCGAGGCAATGGCCTGGTTTCATTCCCTATGGCCTCGGTCCAAACTTACAACACGTTGTCAcctcttttctccttttgtaaaGGCCCCAGACAGGGCTGTCCTCTGTCCCTGTTTGCCATCGCCATCGAACCTCTGGCCGTTTGGCTTCTCTTGGAAGGAAGGTTTTGAGGGCATCATGCGATCTGGCACAATAGTCTCACAGATATATAAGAGATATCTTATAAGAGGCCCTCCTACTGGTGTGGGGGTGTAACGGTTCGGTTTGTAAACTTGAATTAAAGAAGTGAATtttcttagttgtgaaaatcgttCTATTGATAGATtcttgttttaacccttgtattgtcttcacgtcaaccataaaaaaacaaaaatcccttTTTCCGGCATTTTTGTTGTaggtgcttttttgatgttttttttccaaagttatttgatatttctaaggtttacattttcagcgcttatttcgacggcccattttttgtgataaaaaactaaaaacgggtcaaatttgatccgtggacaacatgagggttaagtattttcattaatacagttaaaaaaccaaaagtcaagcacaaaattattgttttaagctaaattaatatcagccttaaaataaatagatCTTGCTATGGTGTTTATCTTATCTATGCAATCATTTATGAGTGAATTTAAATCAAGTGACAGCAAACCTTTATGTTACTTCAaaaactcagaacaaccaaaaacaaccaaaaataaCCAAAAGGGAACGTTGTGTGAAGTTACGGCGCAACTgcaggggaacgttacagttgtcctaacgtttagggaacgctATAACGTTCTAAacatttttggtttggttcgaactaacctttagagaaccaaaaactaacgttccctaaacgttctgtgttagtggggtagACATGGTGGTGGTGAAAACCAGAATCCTGACTGCTAGACCAGACCGCACCATACTACGAacgtgtttttgtatgtttttgattGATCAACGTGACTTGCTGGTTTACGTTGTGTTGCAGCTTAAGTTCAACTCATCCCCAAGTTGGCCCGCCCATGCTCAAATGAAAGTTTTATTAATGCAAGAGATTAAAATTGGATGTTTCACAGTtgattgttttcaaatgctaaatccaataccgggagttgaacccgggatGAAAACTAGGAATTTTAACCACTAAACGATGTGGGACATTATGTATATAAATAACAAGGATTttatgaatcaattcatagtctggctggaaacaggccttctcttgtaTGAGAATCAACATCCAGCTGGCAAAGAATAAAAACTGTCCTTCTCTACTTCATCTGAATGTTGCCAATGAAGGTTCTCCCAGCAAACAACCTGCTCTAACTCCATGTTATCTGCCATTCGTCCAGGGGTTTCCTTACTATTAGAAGTCTTTAGGAGAAGAACCCAAGATCTTTAGGGCATCACTTAAGCCAAATGAATTTAAAATCAAACTAactgaaagctttctcagatGTACTGATTGTAGTCAccagaggactccttaagaatgtgtgtaaaggttatttaggcagaatccagactgctagaccctatgggactgacacgttgaataataacagtgattttatgaatacatccatagatatgccaggaacaggccccataaatacatacatcacttgttgataaaacacagcaagataTCCAGTCTGGCAGTAAGGATTCACGTTTTCACCGCAACCATGTCTAGTTATAGTTTTATAAAGTCTTATTGTGGAGAAGTATATTATCTCTCTTTATTTGCATTATATGAGCTAGTTTTTGAGTCATGCATATCCGGTCACAGGGTACAtacgtaactacagctctgatttaatacaggaccaatgacAGATTTTACAGATCTTGCTGCCAACCTTCACCAGCTagataccaattcccataccgggagttgaacccgggacacctgggtgaaaaccaggaatcctaaccgctagaccatatgggaccgAAAacatagtaataatagtaattacatgaatcaattcatagtctggttggaaacaggccttctcttaaacgtgaatgaagaagctgcttaagtaagttttatttAGTCAGTATCTATAGTCAAtagtaaaagaaaatacatatatgaaaaggcggttcatctttccactgttcctccaatcaccactctggtctggctggaaactaaaggatctaaactaaaaggatgttcctctttaactaaaaggtctatctctgtagggatccatcccataatgttgtcacacacttagaataataatctgagtctgtcagcagcaacaacacaacctttagtggacgctgcctttacctttaaattaggagtttaaacagagacacaacaggaagaataaatccatcaaatcaagtccccaataatcagcacgtggccttgttttatttcaggtagtcagcatggagctgttccacattcccagacagtatagaaaatagaaaagacaggaaatagaaaatgtcagacaaagaatatgaaatgaaaagtcccaaaagtaggaaaatataatgttaatctaccgaacaacaataactggagagcatccaattaaacatggccgacttctagtatgtcggtaatgaagagatGGGagatagactgacaattgggtcaacattgtgcaaatGTACAACTAAGTACACaaatatacctgccagatggaaaataaactgataactgtcttcatggtctaaacgtgtcaaatattgccgtacaatgcccacattgagtccagatgtgtccattttggttcctgatccatgctattaccccaaaagtgcacAACTAGACCAAGGGCAacaggacttggtaaaaggtcctccgcagaagttttgtctctcatccaagagacttctttagttgttttttaaacagaaaggtttggacacaaagcccactcccccacccatatctgacaattgaaagctgaggggaaaggggggttccaaagctaatagaccattcaacaagcagttctgatgcactatgctggcccattcaggatgagcactgtctactctgactgcagcaacacaagttcaaatttcagtgatacctaatttttatggtgattacgagactgaatacgaagtgtgtatcccccatgtaactcaaagcctatcacttccagtcaatactgtcaaatttggagccccttcaagttacattaacgaccaggtgactcttcaacatgcccccaccaatgtactgtttacagtctaaatggtgaagaacattaaacctgtaagcttactttaaactagatgtggaaagttgaaaggttgatctttttcacttgtgctgtggcttaaaaacaggttccactgagattggAACTCTTTGCTTGCattggattcagagtccagagtgctaaccattacaacATAGAACCTTTAAACTTGCTGGAAAGGTTTTCTTTGCAgattctttcataatatccacatttagattagattagattagattagattatactttattcatcccacgacggggaaattctgtcgttacagtagcagcatagcagcaacagcaaaaaaacaaaaaacaaaacaataacacacaaacaagtaagcacgaaagaaatacaaggcaagaaatacaggcaagaaatagacaatgaaaatatggtagactgccTTTAATAtttgtgatattaaaggcacacaacaatcacaacaaagatgaaaaagcaacaattactggccaacttaagtctatttccagtctgttgatgtttaacaaagcatctgttgctgatgtgaaatgtctccacctgctgaagagtaaacttaatggcatgtcaagtttatttcatctaataaaatggaaactacagtgctcatacctgccatAATATCTATAAAACTGGAGCGTAATActataaatatactacactacagtacaagaacataaatacagtaaaatagaaactgtaaaacatgtacatttaaagtgcttgttgtgctgtctgatagtctgaggtataaaagagagagcataccacTTAGTTAGTTTGTgtaacaggaggtcttagtctaccactacgttctataaccctaccagtcagattaccacaggaggtaatatcttctgcagctcttttaaagactctaccataatacctgctggagatgccaggtcctcatacatgtaaagcatgagctctaacactgagctacatcccctgaagatcttcagattttttggacttttttctgagattgacttatctttattaatctttttgggatgactctcgcaaggaaattgaaatatcactgaataaaagaagaacacctggtcactttatcacttcaacaCTGGATTCAACActgtctttctttgtttatttgacgaatgttctttttgtcgttattattaatattgttattttgttgtctttattctgtcttttttatctatttttatttcttttcttgctgaaaactgctgctggaacttttaatttcctcgcgggagtcatcccaaaaggatcaataaagaaaagtctaagtctaagtctaagtctaagaaatctgggtaaaacatgtaatgttaatgttgtaaatgGCTTCAAAActtgtaaatgcaactgcggttgCTGAAAATCAAACTTGGGCAAAAtacttgcactgctatggtcgttaagtaacacacctgttccctttctgctggacaatacaacgttcacggCAAATTTTGTAACAAAGACTGAAATCAAATGCTAAGAGATGCATTGGTGGAGCCGGGTGGCTTctagtacctatgagataacacaatattgttaatAAAGGCACATCTGACAACCACCAATACACCAAATCTGTGTATTTTCActatcagttgtgttttttggttATTAAAATaactgccccgtgtgagggttgaacacacgaccttcagattatgagactgacacaCTGCCTACTGTGCCAACGAGGCCTTGAAAGCtattgcaatggttgggaaaatttcagaaaaactaacaatttggtctttaatctcaataaaaacaatgtttctggaaacctatgtactcacacaaaggctaaaattgaccctactttgtcatgaccccatgaaaagatcaggacaaaagaccgtgtgcaaaggttgaaggaaatgcgaAAATAggaccacaacaaaagaaatgataattcaatgatggtggtagtcagtttagtcagtggtgagtgtgtatgcatggatgagtgtgaggtatggtgtcagcgatttatgctggacagagtaaaactaacaaagatgagcgggagaggtgctggactgagagcacctctagggcaatcacagatgcacaaccaataataaaacactactgagtgaatgcgttcagaaaatgaagaacattgttcagaaagcttaatgaagcttcatttgaccataactagtAACCACCTGAAATAAATGAAGTCTCTGGAAATATTATGCCCTAAGAAATTAGACAAAATAGTGCAATGTAATTTTTAACCGCTCCTAGAAAGAAACCATAGCCAGCCAGTGAATTACCTACTGTAGATGGTGGCCGGCATGACAACAAGGCTTGAAAATGTGTAcacaaaacgcccaaaacgcgacgccgacagatctgccgctccttgcagctgagagaagccggcttccattgaaaatgaatgacttccggtatcTTTaaacgctcaagtcggtggcagTGCGAACGTACAGTCAAAGAATGTCTTTCGTTatctcaatctcagaaatagccatagaatcacaacttccattcatgtacTTGTGCCACTGTTCACTGTCTTTTCGGCAtcagttgtattttttgttatttaaacacCTGCCCCATGTGAGGGGATTGAACTcacaaccttcagattatgagacggacgcgctgcctactgcgccaaagctggggaacaatagtctgtaagggggggggaagaagaggaaaaaggggaagagggagggaagaaggaaaaagaggaaaaggaagaggaaaaaggaggaaaaaaggagaaatgagagaaaagatgagaaagatgctaaattacccaCAAAGTGTAAGAGTTGtatagtttctattaagtcagattttaatttaattgctgaaattgaaatgtttctgggaaataagggaagtttaacgtagattcaaaggtcacaggttcgatccccacctagcaccagatcttaggttccatccccacctagtgccagaagatccagttacactgtccacaactatattgttctactaaacaaagttttggaggaataagatattagtaaggttgggaaccaatttaaacaaataatttatcacgtttagattgacttttgaacaatatatctgtttttagcactgcatacatttagtaatcgtgctatatttggtcaatattaaaagttagtctttataacaagtattgtttagtaataaataattttctttttctttaaacaatgtatgacaggtaaaaccaagcatttttagttctcttttctctaaaagctagtatgtcttacagtaatcattgcagggaagtagggtgtataaaggcaagtcatatgctcagcagtgtgcacactataatttggaataatattgaaatgaagccaattaatataaacatgccaactttattacattattgatctcaacaaaacaatatgtctttaggtaacaaataaatattgtttagcacaagaaatgactgactatacaaaggtttttacaccagggaggaaaataagagaatcaacaaactacttctgtacaaagagtaaaacacacataacatataaatcacaatacatcatagtattgtatgcatagtACAATCTaactatttatattttctacCGCGATGAGTAATCTTCTCTTGCGATTGCGGCAAAGCTTCCATTGAGCACAAAATGGGTTttgattggtaggaaatggagatgggcgttgccaagaggaggcgcttTTTTGATTGGCAAGAAATGGATGTAAAGTCTCTCATGATTGGCagaaaatggaagggagctttgggtttgattggtaagaaaaggagatgagaaagtggacaaatacgtTCCGGGtggcgccaacgaggctatgaaagctatcgcaatggttgggaaagtttcagaaatactaacaatttggtcgtcaatcttaataaaaacaatgtttgtggagacctatgtattcacacaaaggctaagactgACCCTAGATGCATTGTCATGACCCAGAacatatttgtccactttctcatcttcttttctcaccaatcaaactcaaagctcccttccattttttgccaatccTGAGAGACTTCAAATCCATTTCTTGTCAATCAAAAaggcgcctc
Proteins encoded in this window:
- the LOC116675033 gene encoding tripartite motif-containing protein 16-like, whose amino-acid sequence is MAQRGVQLDRETFSCSICLDLLKDPVTTPCGHSYCMNCIKSHWDGEDGEYRYSCPQCRKTFTPRPVLLKNTMLADLVEELKKTGLQAAPADHCYAGAEDVACDVCTGRKLKAIKSCLQCLASYCEKHLQLHFESPAFVKHKLVEPSKKLQENVCSRHDEVMKIFCRTDHQLICYLCSVEEHKGHDTVSAAAERAERQRELEGSRLNIQQRIQDREKDVKLLQQQAEAINLSADEAVEDSQKIFTELIRLLEKRSSDVKQQVRSQQEREVSRVRELQEKLEQEITELKRKDAELKKLSHTDDYNQFLHNYPSLAPLSQSASSIQIRPLSGFEDVTAAVSELRDKLQDVLKEKSSTVSLTGTEVDVFLPQPEPKTRADFLKYSHEITLDPNTAYTWLLLSKGNRKATFMSQKQSYSSHPDRFTDWWQVLSRESLTGRCYWEVERRGGVYVAVAYKNIRRAGGSGKCRFGRNDKSWVLYCKNNGSTFCYNKVQTRVSGPVSSRVGVYLDHSAGILSFYSVSESMTLLHRVQTTFSQPLYAGLRLYDYESSAELCKVK